The sequence below is a genomic window from Salicibibacter cibarius.
GGATAACGCAAAGCCGCACAACTAGTCATTCGTCCGTTGTTGGTTCGCAGAACGACCTTTAGCTTTATTATAGTTAAACGGCATGCAGAGCTGAGATGTAGATCTACTGCTTATAACTGAACTCAAGGATAAGAGTATATAGAGTATATTAGATGAAATCTTATTGCATAGGAGGATTATTAATGGAATCCACTCAAAATATAATCACCGATATAGAAGAATTTATATATAAAGAGGCTGATCTTATTAATAGTGAACAATTAAATGAATGGTTAGAATTGTTTACAGATGACGCCTTTTATTGGATACCTTCTAACTCAGATGACATCGATCCTAAAAAACATGTTTCTATTATATATGATGATCGTAAACGTTTAGAAGAAAGGGTTTGGCGAATTGAAAGCGGGCAGGCTTATGGCCAACAACCTCGTTCTAAGACTCGCCACATTATCTCTAATGTATTTATTAAGGATAGTGATACTGATATGGTCGTTGTATCATCAAATTTTATGATTGTTGAGATGAGACGTAGCAAACAAACTATATATTCCGGACGTTTTGAACACCAATTGGTCCGAGAAGAATCATCGTGGAAAATAGGTTCTAAAAAAGTAGAATTGATTAATAATGATGAGTATTTAGGAAATCTTAGTTTTATTTTGTAGTCATATGTATAAAATAACAAAAACCTAAGCAAAGAAGAAAGGAGTTTAAATATGCCGTTCGTAATTACATCACCATGCGAAGGAGAGAAAAACGGTTCTTGTGTCGAAGTGTGCCCTGTTGATTGCATAGATGAAGGAAAGGATATGTTTTTCATTGACCCGGAAATCTGTATAGATTGTGGGGCATGTGAACCTGTATGCCCGGTAGAAGCTATATATCCAGACGATGAAGTGCCTGAAGAAGAAAGCCATTATATTGAATTAAATAGAGTTTATTCCGAAGCTTAAAACGCTATAAAGTGTTCTTAATCTACGTTAAACAAGTGTATACTTTATAATGCTTATAAGCTGGTCAAGTAAAAAGCAAATTTTTATTTATTTGGAGGTACCCAATCGTGAAAGATACATCCGCTGATTTATACGACATCACCGTTATTGGTGGAGGACCTGCCGGACTGTTTACTGCCTTCTATGGTGGAATGCGTCAAGCCAAAGTGAAGATTATTGAGAGCATGCCTCAGCTGGGGGGACAACTTTCTGCACTTTACCCAGAAAAATATATTTATGACGTTGCTGGCTTTCCTAAGATCCGAGCACAAGAACTTGTAGACAATCTAGTCGATCAGATGCAGATGTTTGAACAAACCGTTGTACTTGATCAATCAGTTGAAATGGTAAATAAACTTAATGATGAAACTTTTCGCATTGAGACCGATAAAGAAATTCATTATTCACGTACTATTATCATAGCTGCTGGCGTTGGCGCATTTCAACCGCGAAAGCTAAAAATTGAAGAGGCGACAAAATACGAAGGCAAAAACCTTCATTACTTCATTGACAATCTTGGAGCGTTCAAAAACAAGGATGTTTTAATTTGCGGAGGTGGAGACTCTGCCGTGGACTGGTCGCTTATGCTCGCTAGGGACTCAAATGTCACGCTGACACATCGCCGTGAAAAATTCCGTGCGCATGAACACAGTGTTACTGAATTGAAAGCTGCTCCCATTCAAATGCACACTCCTTTTGAGGTCAGTGAGCTTCGGGGGAATGGAGAGAAAATTGAACAAGTTGTTCTTCAAGAAGTGAAAGGAACCAATCAAAAAATTGTTGACGTTGACAACGTGATCGTTAATTATGGTTTCATTTCATCCCTTGGCCCCATCAAGACTTGGGGTCTCGATACAACGAAGAATTCGATTGTAGTGAATTCACGCATGGAAACAAATATTAAAGGAATTTACGCAGCAGGTGATATTACCACATACGATGGAAAAATCAAGCTGATTGCAACAGGGTTTGGTGAAGCACCAACGGCAGTCAGTAATGCTAAAGCCTATATGGATCCTGAATCTCGTCTGCAACCCGCTCATAGCACTCATATGTTTTGAAAAGATAAATGGTGTTATTCCCAGGCAGCACATGACGTAGGATGTCTTTTTACAAATCAACACTTCTTCTGTAATTTATAAAGAGAAGGAGTGTTTCAATCTATAGAAGGGAAATTATTAATGGATGCCCGAGTGCCAGTGATCGTCATAAATGGATTTTTAGGAAGCGGAAAAACCACTTTACTGAAAAGTCTTATAAAAGAAACTAAAGAAAAAGGATTGAAGGCTTCTGTTTTAATAAATGAGTTCGGAAAAAATGATACAGATGGTCAAATTGTTTCGCCGGAAATTAATAGTAAAGACATTGAAACAATAGTAGATGGATGTATTTGTTGCACAAAAAAAAGTGAAGTAGTATATAGCCTTGAAAAGTTACTCAGGAAAAGTCCTGATGTTATATTTGTGGAATCAACTGGTGTAGCAAACCCGGAAGAGATTGTGGATGCATTCTCTAATCGAGAAATAATTTCTAAGTTATTTTTGTCTAAAATGGTTACTATGATAGATGCACAACAATTATTGGAACAAAATATACTTTTGGATAAAAAACTTCAAAATACTGTGGAAACCCAAATGATAGCTGCTGATTTATTAATTGTAAATAAAATAGACTTAATTGATAAAACGTCTAAACCAGAAATTATTACAGATATACGGGAAAATAATGAACGAGGGAAAATTATTTTTACAACTTACAGTACCTTTGATTATAAATATATTTTTGAATCTGTGACAAATAAGACCAAATCTTTAACATCATTATTTGATCGGGATAGTCAACACGGAAACCTTTCCTACACTTCTCTAGCAACTATAACATTACCTGCACCTAATAACTTAAATGAGGAGAAATTTAAATCTTTTCTTTTATCATTGCATCCAAATTTGTTGCGAGCTAAGGGTTATGTAGGTTTACAAGACAAAAATGGTTTATTCTTATTACAACATGTCAAAAATAATACTGTATTTCAAAAGGTTGAATATCATAAAGAGACTTATTTAACGTTTATTGGAATTGATTTGGATGCAAAACAAATATATGAGGGAATTAATTCACTCCAAAATCAGAACAGCTGAATTGAATATCCAAAATGATGTAGCCCTTGGAATTTGAAGGCGGTGGAGGCCGGCTCCCTGCTGATAATCTTTCTTCACTCTTGTTTTTCCGTTCGCATGAGGTGAGGCTTGAAAAGAAATTCAGTTGTCGATTGATTTCGTATAAGTAAGTTCGGCTGTGTCGCGTCCGAACATCCGCAGGATCAATACAGCGCTACTTCGGGATGTTCTGGGTTTGGCAAAATTATTTGATTTCATTTCCATTGCCATTCGGGCAGAATGCCCCCAGGCAAAATTTGAATATCACTGTTTGTCTCTATGTTCGCTCTACTTCTGATATTGTCAAACCCATTTGATTTCATTTCATTACCGATCGGGCAGAGGCAATGCATGGGTATCATAAGCGATATCCAAAAGTATGCGACCAATCGATCCAGGGTGTAGCGTTTAAAAATCAACCGCGCTCGCGACAAAATTAACCGAATTCATACCGGATGCAGTTTTTGGCTGTTACACTTTTATTGAAGGAGTAATCCTATAAATGAAATCCAATAAAGCATTTGTCGCGACTCATTGGGGATCCTATCAAGTTAAGATTCGCAACGAGGTTGTTGAAAACGTACAAGCATCACGGAAAGACTCTAACCCCTCGTTTATTGGAGAATTATTGTATGATATAACAGATTCTGATTACCGAATTGCCCAGCCCATGGTCAGAGCAGGGTATTTAAAGGGGGATGCCAATCATCGTCAATCTCGAGGAAAGGATTCGTTTGTACCTGTAAGTTGGGAAGAAGGACTTGATCTTGCTGCTTCCGCACTTAAGAATGCAAAAGACAGAGCCGGAAATAGGGGAATTTACGGTGGATCATACGGATGGGCTAGTGCTGGACGATTTCATCATGCAATAAGCCAAGTGAAACGATTTCTAAATACAATCGGGGGGTTTACTTCGAAGGTGAACTCGTACTCTGCGGCTGCGGCGGAAGTTATCACTCCCCATGTGATAGGTAGTAACTTGTATAATGTGACACACTTACTAAATCTTAATGAAGTAGCAAAGCACGGTGATTTCCTTATCGCCTTTGGAGGTATAAATGAATACAATAACCAAGTTGTCCCCGGTGGAGTGGTAAACCACCGTGATAGAGACGCTATAGAAAGACTTATTGAGGCGAGGACTGAGGTCATTTCAATAAGCCCATTAAGATCTGACACGCCCAGTGATTTACCAGTTGAGTGGATGACTCCGAGACCATGCACAGACGTTGCTATTATGTTGGCGATTGCCCATTATCTAGAGACAGAGAATAAGGTTGATTTAGATTTCATTGACCGTTACACAGTAGGTTACGACAAATTTAAAGCCTACCTCCTCGGTCGAAATGACGGTATTGCCAAAGATTCCGCATGGGCAGCAATCGTTACCGGAATCAGTGCAGATGATATTAAACATCTCGCAGCAAAATTCTCTAATGCGCGTTGCCCGGTAATCCAGGTAACACAATCGGTACAACGATCAGAGCACGGTGAGCAATCGTATTGGCTGGCAATCACCCTTGCCGCAATGGTGGGCTCTATTGGAAAACCAGGGGGCGGTGTTGGACTTATAGCAAATGCTAGCGGGTTTAGCGTTCACGGTAGGCCCCCTTTCAAGTGGGAGAGTTTTCCACAAGGTGAGAATCCAGTTTCGCAATCAATCCCTGTTGCCCGTATTGCAGATATGCTGTTAAATCCAGGGGAATCTTATACTTACAACGGGGAGTTGAAAACCTATCCAGATATCGAGCTTATATATTGGGCTGGCGGCAATCCATTTCACCATCACCAAGATTTAAACAAACTTCGGCGTGCTTGGCGTAAGCCAGAGACGGTGATTGTTAATGAATCTGTTTGGACCGCTACAGCACGTCATGCGGACATCGTGTTTCCAGTTACTACATTTCTGGAACGCAACGATTTCGTTTGCGGATGGGGTTCCTATATTTCTCCCTCGAAAAAAGCGTTGGAGAATTACGGTCAATCAAGAAACGATTTTGAAATTTTCTGTGGGTTGGCTGAGCGGCTAGGTGTTCTTGAGGAGTTTTCTGAAGGGCTCGATGAGATGACATGGCTTGAAACTCTTTATCAAGATAGTCGGTCTAACGCGAAAGAGGTGGGAATCGACCTCCCCCCCTTTGACGAATTCTGGGAGAAAGGTGAACCGATTAACTTTGAGTCCCAGATCCCAGAACAGGATACCTTTATGTCACAGTTCCGCAGGGATCCCCAGGGCTACCCACTTTCAACACCATCAGGGAAGATTGAAATCTACTCAAGCACAATCGATTCATTCGGATATTCTGACTGTGGTGGGTACCCTCAATGGTATGACAAACGTGAATTGCTGGGAGGTTCACGTGCGAAAGATTTTCCCTTACACATGATTTCACATCAACCACGCAATAAACTTCATAGTCAGTTGGATTTTGGTAAATTCAGTCGTAAGGATAAAACAAATGGGCGGGAGACGGTGACCTTGAATCCCACCGATGCTAGTGCGCGGGGAATTGAAGATGGTATGATCGTGCGTATCTTTAATGATCGAGGCGCTTGCTTGGCAGGAGCGCGCCTTTCACATGATATCATGCGAGCGGTAATCGCAATTCCCACTGGTGCCTGGTATTGTCCAGATGAAGTTGAAGGTCCAGAGAGCCTAGAGTATCATGGTAATCCAAATGCCTTAACACTGGACTTAGGCACGTCATCCCTTGCGCAAGGTTCAATCGCCCACAGCTGTTTAGTTGACATCGAACCGTTTTATGGCTTCACCCCAGAAATTGACGTACTGTTAAAACCGAGATTTACCTCCAGTACAGACTTATAAATGCTGCTATCATGTGTACAGCCTTATTATGGCATCTAGACATAGTGAAGTGTATTTGTTAGCAAGGTCGAAATTTTCTATTTGACAGAGTTGTCCACCATTTAAACTTCCAAAGTCGCATCTGACTTGGTGAATGCCGGAAGGCTATAAATATACGAGGGAGTTTATTATGTCAATTCCAATTACTGCAGTTATCTTGGCAGCAGGACAATCGAAAAGAATGAATGACTTTAAACAATTATTGCCTATTTGTGGCACTCCTATGTTGGCCAATGTTATCAATAAAGTTTTGTCTTTTCCATTTGAGCGGGTCTTAGGGGTAATTGGTTATCAAGCAGAGTTGTTAATGTCTGAAATTCATGTTGAAGATTCTCGGTTTAGTTGGTTGAACAATAAAGATTATAAAGATGGAATGAGTACGTCACTAAAAAAAGCGGCTGCCTATTGTTCTACACAACATAATGGATTGATGGTTTTTTTGGGTGATCAACCCTTTATAACTCAGGATACTATCCGCAGTTTATTATCTAAAATCGAAGAGCAACGGGCATTAAAAAGAGTAGTTATTCAACCCTCTTATCAAAAGGAAAGGGGTCATCCCGTTTTCCTATCAAAGGAACTATTTCCACATTTATATCGTTTGGAGGGGGATATTGGAGCAAAACAAATTTTTTCAGCTGCAGATATCCATGAAATTTTTCCGGTCAAAGATAAAGGAGTTATTTCAGATATCGATAATCCAAAAGATTATTTTTACAGCTAATAATATCAGTAGGCAGGTTATAGACAATTCATAAATTCATAAAGCAAACAGTGACCCAATTAATTTAGAAAAGTCAATAATCCATCATTGACAATTTAATGAATTTGATTTAAGGTTATGTTAGTTAGTATTAACACACAGTGCATTCGAAATAACCATTTAGGGTGAGTTTGAAGTTCCAGCTTACGGTATACATTAGGAATATATGTAATTTTAAAATTTAATATAGACTTAATAACCGTGAATTTAATTCTGTGATACTTGAGAAATTGAAAATACCAGTAAATTGGAAAATGCCCTGAGTATTTGAAAAATAATAATTATTGGAGAGGAACTATTATGGCTAAGCTTTTAATTCATTTAACGCATGGTCCTGATGCTCCTACACAAGCTGACCGAGCATTTTTAATTGCTAAAACAGCAGTAAGAGAAGGGCACCAGGTTTCAATGTTTTTAGCAGGAAAAGCAGTAGAGTTACTGAGAGATGAAGTCTTAGATAGTGTATTGGGAGTGGGAAAAGGAGTTACTACGGTACGTGAATCTTATAACGAAATTATTGAAGGGAACGGAAAGATTTACTTGTCTCAGGTATCATGCGGAGCAAGAGGAATAACAGATGAAGATTTACAAAATAAAGATGTAGAACTGGGAGAGCCAAATGTTTTGGTGCAATTGACCGTGGAGCACGATCAAGTAATAACCTATGGATAAATAAAATTAAAACATAATTGATTGCGGAGGTATATATCAATGAATATTAATGGAAAAGAGAAATTCGAAGATCCATTAGAAAAGGTTTGGGATTCTTTGCATGATCCAGAAATATTAAAGAACATAATTCCTGGATGTGAAGAATTAAATTATCAAGGTGATGGAGAGTATGAAGTGATTATGAAGCTTGGTGTAGCCGCTGTAAAAGGGGAGTACACAGGAAAGGTCAAACTGGACGATATTGAAAAACCGTATCATTATATATTAACAGCGCAAGGCAGTGGGTCTCCCGGTCATGTGGATGTAGAAATGGATTGTAAATTAAACGAATTAGAAGATGAAGGGTGCGAGCTAGTTTGGGACTGTCAAGCAGACGTTGGAGGTAAAATTGCCGGTGTTGGTTCACGAGTTTTAGGAGGTATCGCAAAATACATGGCTGGTAAGTTTTTCAAGGACATGAAAAGCCAAATGAAAGCAAAAGCTTAAATCAATAACCTACTTGAAAAATTTGGAGGTCAGGGTTATGAAACCAGCACATTTTGAATACTTAAAACCAATTACACCTGATGAGTTGTATAATCAGCTTTCATTTTACGGTGAGGATGCAAAAATCATGGCAGGTGGCCAAAGTTTAGTGCCAATAATGAATATGAGGCTATCAACCCCGAAATATATTATTGATATTAATCATATAGAAGATTTTAGTTATATCAAATTGGACGGAGATCATATTGCCATTGGCGCGTTGACAAGACAGACCGAAGTTGAGAACTCGTCCATCGTAGAAAAATATTGCCCGCTATTACAAGAGGCAATCCGGTATGTAGGTCATGCTCAGATTCGAAATATGGGGACTATTGGAGGGACGATAGCTCATGCAGATCCTTCTGCTGAAGTACCATGTGTTCTCAGTACTTTGAGAGGAGAAATTGTAGTTGCTAATGTTGAAGAAGAGCGGGTTGTGTCACCAGAAGAATTTTTTCTTACGTATATGTTGAGTTCCCTTGAACCCACAGAAGTAATTAAAGAAATTCGAATTCCAATTTTAAGTAAGGATAGCGGTTATGCATTTGAAGAAATAGCTAGGAGAGATGGAGATTTCGCTATCCTTGAAGCCATTGCTGTTATTGACCTTAATGAAAATGGACAGGTAGCTGCCGCTAAGATAGGTGTGGGCGGGGCAGGTCCTACTCCTGAGATTCTGGAAGATGTAGAAGATTTTGTTGTGGGAAAAGAACTTACAGATAATGTGTTAGACGATGCGTGTGAACAAATTAAGGACATTTTAGAGCCTGATAGCGATCTTCACGGGTCAGCTGAATACAGAAAAGATTTAGCATCTGTCTTGGTGAAACGTGCTTTGGAAACTGCGCTCACCAGAGCAAAGGAAGGTGCATAAAACATGACTGAAACTATTAGCGTATTAGTGAATGGTAAAAAAATTACTAGTGAAGTAGAACCTCGATTATTATTATCAGATTATTTGCGTGAAAAATTGGATTTGACTGGCACACATCTAGGTTGTGAACACGGTGTATGTGGTGCTTGTACAATACTTGTTAACGGAAGAACAGTACGTTCATGCCTCATGTTGGCTGTTCAAGTAGATGGATGTGAAGTGGATACTGTTGAATCATTGACAGAAGGAGATGGTATGTTGTCACCCCTACAACAAGCGTTTGCTGATAATCATGCACTACAATGCGGATTCTGCACTCCAGGATTTCTCATGACAATCACAGGGTTTTTAGAAAATAATCCCGACCCAAATGACGAAGAAATTAAGCAAGCAATATCAGGAAATCTATGCCGATGTACTGGCTATACAAATATACTCAAAGCAGTAAAACAGGTTTCTAAAAGCAGGAAGTTGAAAGAGGTAGTTAAAGAATGACATTCACAGGAAAAAATATAAAACGTAAAGAAGATTATCGACTTCTTTCCGGTAATAGCCAATTTGTTGCTGATATGCAGGAACCCGGAATGGCTGAAGCTTTATTTGTGCGAAGCGAACATGCCCATGCAAAACTCAATAAGATTGATATTTCAAAAGCTGAAAATATGGGTGGTGTTTACTCAGTCATTATAGCTGAACATTTTAATGGTGAGGTTGATCAACTCCCTCCACATTCAGAATTTACGTTGCCGCAAAACTTGATTGATGAAATTAATCCAATAATTCAACCTTGTCCGGAGGATATATTAGCCAAAGATCGTGTGATATATGTCGGCCAACCGATTGCCATTATTGTTGCTGACAACAGATACATTGCCGAAGATGCAGCGGAGTTAATAGAAATTGAATATGAGTCACTTCCGTCAATAACTGATCCATACAAGGCTATGGAACAAGATGTAGACATTATTCATGAACAAATGAGCTCTAACATTCAAGCGCAGTTTGATTTGAGTACTGGGAACTATGATCAGGCATTAAAAGATTCTGATAATGTCTTGAAAGAAAGAATAAAGACCCCAAGAGTAGCTGCTAACCCTATAGAAACTAGAGGGATTTTAAGCACATACGATTCACGAAATGGCAAACTTCAAGTGTGGTCATCTACTCAGGTAACGTTTATGGTTCGCAAATACATTTCCAAATTATTAGGTCTTGTTGAACATAATGTACGTGTGGTTGCCCCAGATGTAGGTGGTGGATTTGGGTCAAAATGTGCTGTTTACCCAGAAGAAATTATTATTCCATATCTTTCGATGAAACTTGATCGTCCTGTTCGTTGGATTGAAGATCGTATGGAACACCTTTTAAGCACACGACAATCTCGTGACCAAACTCATGATGTGAAAGTATCTTATAATAATGATGGAACCATAACCGGGATTCAAGACTATTTTGTTCTTGATAATGGTGCATATAATCCTTTGGTACTCACATGTTCATATAACACGGCTGCACATTTACGAGGAGTGTATGACATTCCTAACTTTGTAATAGGAGGTAATTGTGTAGTTACAAATAAGGCACCTACTATTGCTTATCGAGGTGCAGGAAGGCCTGAGGCTGTTTTTGTAATGGATCGAATTATCCATTTGGTTGCAACTAGTCTTGAGTTGGATCCGGTAGAGGTAATGATGAAAAATATGATTAAACCTGAACAATTGCCGTACGACTCAGGTTTGATCTATAGAGATGGAGAAAAAGTCATCTATGATTCCGGCGATTATCCTGATGGTCTAAAACAAGCATTAGAACTTGCCAATTATGACAAATTCCGGAAAGAACAAAAAAAAGTAAAGTCTGATGGATCTTATGTCGGTATCGGTATATCATCATATGTGGAAGGTACTGGTATAGGTCCTCATGAAGGTGCAATTGTTAGATTGGATAGTTCAGGGCATGTAATGGCTTTTGTTGGATCTGCACCACATGGCCAAAGTCATGAGACAACTCTCTCGCAAATTTGTGCAGATGAATTCGGGTTGGATCCTGAAAAGGTAACGGTAAAAGCCGGCGATACGGACTTAATTCCCTACGGGGTAGGAACGTTTGCAAGCCGAGGTGCTGTGACGGCCGGTAATGCCGTACACGTGGCGTCTAAAAAATTACAAGAAAAATTATTAGCTATAGCTGGAGAAATACTAGAGATATCACCATCAGATCTTGAAATGAACGATGGAAAAGTATTTCCACGAGCGATGCAGAATAAATACGTCACCTTAGAAGATCTTGCCTTGGCCGCTAAGCCGGGTCCAAAATGTAAAGTGCCAGAAGGTATGGAACCTGGTGTAGAGGCTACACATTATTTTGTACCTCCTACAGTTACGTATTCCTCAGGTTATCACGTTGCAATAGTAGAAGTAGATGAAGAAACAGGATTTGTAGATATTTTGAAATATTATGTGGTACATGATGCTGGAAAAGTTTTGAATCCAAAGATTGTAGACGGCCAAATCCAGGGTGGTGTTGCCCAAGGAATAGGAGCAGCCTTATACGAAGAATTAGTATATGACGATAATGGCCAGTTACTAACCGGAACATATATGGACTATTTGATTCCAACTGCTATGGAAATCCCTGATGTAGAGATGGACCACCAGGAATTTTTATCAACTAGAAACCCAATGGGAGTCAAAGGTGTAGGAGAAGGTGGGACAATCTCTCCTCCAGCAGCAATAACAAATGCGGTCTGTGATGCACTGAATCCATTAGATATCAAATTGAATGACCTACCGATCAGCCCTTCTAAACTGAGACAACGAATCAAAGTAGCCAAAACTTCTTAAGGAGTCTCGGAATGGACCTCTTTAATAGTGATCAATTAAAGCAACTTCAAAATCAATTAGAGCAAAATCAATATTTTGCTGATTTGGATTTGATAATCTCTATTTTTCTATCTAATAATTTAGAGCGCCCTTTGTTCATTGAGGGGGAGCCAGGAGTCGGAAAAACGGAAATAGCAAAAGTAATGGCCAACGTTCTAAACGCAGAGTTAATCCGCGTTCAATGCTATCCTGGAATGGAAAGTGATGAAATTCTTTACGAATGGAATTATTTAAAACAGATTTTAAGTCTTCGAATGAAGGAAGACCAGTTAAATGAGGCAAATAAAAAAATACACTATATGGATTTATTTTCGAAGGAATTTCTAATAGCGCGCCCATTAATGAAAGCCATTACACAAGAGAAGCCTGTAGTTTTGTTAATAGATGAAATTGATCGAGCAGATGAACGTTTTGAAGCGTATTTACTGGAATATCTGTCGGATTTCCAGATTAGTGTACCTGAACTAGGCACTATCAAAGCATTAAATACGCCTTACGTTACAATAACCTCAAATTCTACAAGGGATATTCACGATGCGCTCAAAAGACGATGCATATATCAGTGGATAGACTTCCCATCATATGAAAAAGAAAAGAGCATTGTTTTATCTAAAACTAATGATTTATCTGCAAAGATGGCTGAACAAATCTGTGTGTTCATGTCCGTGATTAGACAATACCCATTTGAAAAAAAGCCAGGTTTGTCTGAGACCTTAGATTGGGCAGAAGTGGTTACACAGTTGGAAATCAACGAATTGTTTCATAAGGACATAGCAAAAACATTCGGATGCTTATTTAAAAGTAAAGAAGATGTGAGCTTAGCAGAGAATTTATTAGAGCAAATGTTCGGAGAATCTAAATCATTTTTATCAAGATTGAGTTGATAAATGATGAAATACCTTCAAATTAATGATGATATATTTCAATTCTGTCAACTGCTACGTCAAGAAGGGATGAAGGTCAGTCAAGCGGATATCCTTGTAACATTTGATGCCTTACACTATATAAATTTGTTTAACAAAGAGGAAGTCTATTATACATTAAGGGCTGTGCTATGCCGTGATCAGGAAGATTATAAACCATTCGATAGAGTTTTTAAAGGCTTTTGGAAACAAGAAAAATCCTATGCGGGAAAAGAATACGAGGACGATACAACTTTAAAACAAGATGAAGTTGATGATTATAATGAAGATATTATTCATAAACAAAGTCCGAGCATTCAACCACCGGCGGAAGATGGAACTAACACTGGAAATGTAGATGGAACATTTTTGGAAGATAGTATGCTTGAATTTAATAAAGTCG
It includes:
- a CDS encoding AAA family ATPase: MDLFNSDQLKQLQNQLEQNQYFADLDLIISIFLSNNLERPLFIEGEPGVGKTEIAKVMANVLNAELIRVQCYPGMESDEILYEWNYLKQILSLRMKEDQLNEANKKIHYMDLFSKEFLIARPLMKAITQEKPVVLLIDEIDRADERFEAYLLEYLSDFQISVPELGTIKALNTPYVTITSNSTRDIHDALKRRCIYQWIDFPSYEKEKSIVLSKTNDLSAKMAEQICVFMSVIRQYPFEKKPGLSETLDWAEVVTQLEINELFHKDIAKTFGCLFKSKEDVSLAENLLEQMFGESKSFLSRLS
- a CDS encoding (2Fe-2S)-binding protein, producing the protein MTETISVLVNGKKITSEVEPRLLLSDYLREKLDLTGTHLGCEHGVCGACTILVNGRTVRSCLMLAVQVDGCEVDTVESLTEGDGMLSPLQQAFADNHALQCGFCTPGFLMTITGFLENNPDPNDEEIKQAISGNLCRCTGYTNILKAVKQVSKSRKLKEVVKE
- a CDS encoding xanthine dehydrogenase family protein molybdopterin-binding subunit, whose protein sequence is MTFTGKNIKRKEDYRLLSGNSQFVADMQEPGMAEALFVRSEHAHAKLNKIDISKAENMGGVYSVIIAEHFNGEVDQLPPHSEFTLPQNLIDEINPIIQPCPEDILAKDRVIYVGQPIAIIVADNRYIAEDAAELIEIEYESLPSITDPYKAMEQDVDIIHEQMSSNIQAQFDLSTGNYDQALKDSDNVLKERIKTPRVAANPIETRGILSTYDSRNGKLQVWSSTQVTFMVRKYISKLLGLVEHNVRVVAPDVGGGFGSKCAVYPEEIIIPYLSMKLDRPVRWIEDRMEHLLSTRQSRDQTHDVKVSYNNDGTITGIQDYFVLDNGAYNPLVLTCSYNTAAHLRGVYDIPNFVIGGNCVVTNKAPTIAYRGAGRPEAVFVMDRIIHLVATSLELDPVEVMMKNMIKPEQLPYDSGLIYRDGEKVIYDSGDYPDGLKQALELANYDKFRKEQKKVKSDGSYVGIGISSYVEGTGIGPHEGAIVRLDSSGHVMAFVGSAPHGQSHETTLSQICADEFGLDPEKVTVKAGDTDLIPYGVGTFASRGAVTAGNAVHVASKKLQEKLLAIAGEILEISPSDLEMNDGKVFPRAMQNKYVTLEDLALAAKPGPKCKVPEGMEPGVEATHYFVPPTVTYSSGYHVAIVEVDEETGFVDILKYYVVHDAGKVLNPKIVDGQIQGGVAQGIGAALYEELVYDDNGQLLTGTYMDYLIPTAMEIPDVEMDHQEFLSTRNPMGVKGVGEGGTISPPAAITNAVCDALNPLDIKLNDLPISPSKLRQRIKVAKTS